GTCCCAGGCTTCCGGGCAGATGTGCCCCACGCAAGGCCCGCGTGTCGCCCCCGAAAACCGTCCGTCCGTGATCATCGCTACCGACGTGTGCAGCCCCATCCCCACGAGCATCGCCGCAGGGATGGACAGTTCGCGCATCCCCGGCCCGCCCTTCGGCCCCTCGTACCGCACCACCAGCACCGAGCCCGGGCGCACCTCTTTGGTCAGCATGAACTCGCGCACGTCCTCTTCCGAATCAAAGACCACCGCGGGGCCCCGATGCACCAGCATACTCGGCTCCACGCCGGTCTTCTTGACCACCGCCCCCAGTGGGGCCAGGTTGCCCCGCAGAATCCCAAAGCACCCGTTGGGCGCAAGCGGCTCCGTCGCGGGCCGAATCACCACGCCGTCGGGCCGAGGCGCAGCACGAAGCGCGCCGCCCAACGTGCCCCCCATCGCCATTGGCACGCTCAAATCCAGCCAGTCGCGGATGACGCCCAGCAGCGCGCGCACCCCTCCCGCCATGTGATAGTCGTCCATGTTGTACTGCGCCGAGGGCTTGAACTTCGCCACCACCGGCACCGACGCCTGCAGCCGGTCAAAGGCCGCCAAATCCAAGTCAATGCCCATCAGCGACGCGAAGGCCAGCGTGTGCAGAATGGCGTTGGTGGAACCACCCGACGCGGAGATGTACTTGATGCCGTTCTCCAGATTGGCCCGCGTGAAGAACTCGCCGAAGGGCCTGCGCTCGCGCACCAGCGCCACGATACGCTCGCCCACATCCCGCGCCTGCCGCGACTTGGCCGCGTCAAAGGTCAGCATGGTCGCCGAACCGAACGGCGCGAGGCCCGTCGCCTCCAGGAAGCAGCCCATCGTGTTGGCCGTGCCCATCATGGAGCACGTCCCACACGAAGCGCAGAAGTGCTCCTGCCAGTCCTCAAAGGTCGCGTCGTCTATCTCCCCCGTCCGCCGCTTGCCGATGGCTTCTTTCAAATCCGAGGTAACCACGGTGCGGTTGCCCATGCGGTAGGGCAGCATGGCGCCGGCAGTAATGAACAGAGTAGGGATGTTCAGGCGAATCGCGGCCATCACCATGCCGGGGATGATCTTGTCGCACGACGCCAGCATCACCATCCCCTGGAACCCGTGCGCGCGCACCATGGCCTCAATGGAGCCTGCGATGAGGTCGCGCTGGGGCAGGATGAAGTGCTGGCCCGGCCCCTGCGCCATGCCGTCGCACGGCGCAGGCACGTTGAACTCACCCGGCGAGCCGCCCGCCGCCCAGATGCCCTCCTTGACCCGCTGGCTCAGGTCCTTCAGCGGCAAGTGGCCCGGGTTCACGTCGGTCCACGAATTCACCACGGCGATCTGCGGCTTGTCCAAATCCTGCTTGCGGTAGCCCACCGCGTGCATCAGCCCGCGGTAGTAGGCTTCAGTGATCTCTTCCGGTCGGCCCCGGTGCTCCGCCATGGCGCTACCCTTTCCTCTTGCGGAATTCCACACCCAGAATGCGCTCAAAGACCTTGATCATGGCCCCTTTGTCCTCGTCGCCCAACCCCTGGGCCAGCGCCATCTGGTACGTCGTCGTCGCGGCGTGCACCATAGGCAGCGGAATCCTCTGGTGCGCGCTGATCTCCGCCGCGCTGATCATGTCCTTGTACGCGTGCTTCAGCGGATAGCCCTCGTCAAACTTGTTGCCCAGAATGCGCGGCGTGAAGAACTCCACGGCGAAACTCCGCCCCGTGCCGGTTACGATAACCTGCGCGATCTTCTCCGGGTCCAGCCCCAGTTTCACCGCCATCGGCAGAATCTCCGCCATCGCCGCGCAGGCCGTGTTGAACAGCAACTGGTTGATGAGTTTCGTCAACTGGCCGCTGCCCACCTTGCCCATGTGGATAATGGTATTGCCGATGGCCTGGAACACCGGATACACCGTCTGGAAGACCGCCTCATCGCCCCCGAACATCACGGTCAGCGTGCCGTCCTTCGCCCGCGCCTCCATGCCCGACACCGGCGCGTCCACGAAGACCACCCCTTGCTGCGCCAGGCGCTCGGCGAACCCCAGCGTCGCCATGTACCCGATGGTGCTCAGGTCCACGACGATAAGCCCGGCCTTCGCCCCCTCCGCGATTCCGTCGGCGCCGAAAAGCACGCTCTCCACCACTTGGGTGTTGGGCAGGCTCAGGAACACCCAATCCACCTGCCCCGCCATCTCTTTGGGCGACCGCGCAGCCTTCGCGCCGGCCTCCTTGAGGGCATTGACCGCCGCCTCGCTGATGTCATACACGGTCAGGTCAAACCCCGCCTTCAAGACATTCAGGGCCATCCACTTGCCCATCTGCCCAAGACCGATGAACCCAACTCTTGCCATAGTCTCCCCCAGTCTCGTATTTCTCGTCCGGCTAGAGGCCCAACGCCCGCGCCGGATTGTCGGCCACCATCGTGCGGATGTCGCGCTCCGACAGGCCCAGATTCAGCATATCTTTGATGTAAATCCCCATCTGCTGCGCCGGCACCGGATTGAGCCACTGCCCCGAATCGGTGGACATGATGCAATGCGCCGGCCCGATAGCCTTGATGGCGTTGTACAAATCCACCACCTTGATGGGGTGGGCCACCTGGCGCGTCGTGTCGTTGTACACGTGCTCCAGGTACGTGGCCCCCGCGTCCAGGATGGCCTTCATGTCCTCCACGCTGTAGGCCACGAAACTGGCGCACGGGTGCGTAACGACGATCTTGCGCACGCCGCGCTCCGCCGCCGCCCGCACAAGCACCATCGCCTCCTGGATGGTGATATGGCCCGTCGCCAGCATCACGTCCCATTTCGCGATGAGGTCCAGGATGGGATACACCTCGTCCTTCAGGCTCCCGTCCGGCTTGAGGATGAAGATTCCCTGGATGTCCTCGCCCAACTGCGCCGCCAGGTTCGCCACGTGGCTCTTGTTCTCAATGAACTTCTGCGCGTGGAGCGTGGGCATCCACACCACCTTCGCCCCCAACTTCAGCGCC
The sequence above is drawn from the Chloroflexota bacterium genome and encodes:
- a CDS encoding dihydroxy-acid dehydratase codes for the protein MAEHRGRPEEITEAYYRGLMHAVGYRKQDLDKPQIAVVNSWTDVNPGHLPLKDLSQRVKEGIWAAGGSPGEFNVPAPCDGMAQGPGQHFILPQRDLIAGSIEAMVRAHGFQGMVMLASCDKIIPGMVMAAIRLNIPTLFITAGAMLPYRMGNRTVVTSDLKEAIGKRRTGEIDDATFEDWQEHFCASCGTCSMMGTANTMGCFLEATGLAPFGSATMLTFDAAKSRQARDVGERIVALVRERRPFGEFFTRANLENGIKYISASGGSTNAILHTLAFASLMGIDLDLAAFDRLQASVPVVAKFKPSAQYNMDDYHMAGGVRALLGVIRDWLDLSVPMAMGGTLGGALRAAPRPDGVVIRPATEPLAPNGCFGILRGNLAPLGAVVKKTGVEPSMLVHRGPAVVFDSEEDVREFMLTKEVRPGSVLVVRYEGPKGGPGMRELSIPAAMLVGMGLHTSVAMITDGRFSGATRGPCVGHICPEAWDGGPLAYVRDGDMVEINVPEGRLTLLISDEELRDRQKLPLARPDHPAPGVLAAYRERVRGAETGAVWL
- a CDS encoding cytosolic protein, translating into MRLRFDDKVMGLLEGAIDLHIHSAPDVYPRILNDVELAQQAKEMGMRAILVKNHFVETASRAQVASEVAGFPVFGGIALNLTVGGLNPHAVDVALKLGAKVVWMPTLHAQKFIENKSHVANLAAQLGEDIQGIFILKPDGSLKDEVYPILDLIAKWDVMLATGHITIQEAMVLVRAAAERGVRKIVVTHPCASFVAYSVEDMKAILDAGATYLEHVYNDTTRQVAHPIKVVDLYNAIKAIGPAHCIMSTDSGQWLNPVPAQQMGIYIKDMLNLGLSERDIRTMVADNPARALGL